A single genomic interval of Megalobrama amblycephala isolate DHTTF-2021 linkage group LG15, ASM1881202v1, whole genome shotgun sequence harbors:
- the LOC125247768 gene encoding von Willebrand factor A domain-containing protein 5A-like yields the protein MVNCCGLVSDSNVPVPLKSISVELQVKDHVASVSSSLQYVNEEERPLEALFVFPLPADAAVCHFSAKIGEQEIVAEVQDKQSARDQYDDAVSSGQQAFLLEESDASSDVFKLSVGCLSPGQTAIISIVYIIELSVQADHALRFSLPAVLNPRYSPAASAASVPEVSSACVIPYTLSLSVDVRSSDRISRLESSCPLDPLVFLYPDHTHATVNLSAGHRFDKDVELFLYYENTHQPTAVVEAGAPTAQTGCLMGDPVLMISLYPEFPADVLSSLASQGEFVFVVDRSGSMECRMHHGKDVQMRIESARDTLLLLLKSLPMGCYFNIYGFGSRFESFFPQSVVYSEDTMEEALRRVKDMDADMGGTEILQPLKHIYSQPCYPDHPRQLFIFTDGEVWNTKEVLDLVKSQAYCHRCFSFGIGEGASTALITGMAREGSGHAQFITGTDRMQPKVMQSLRFALQPAVDNISVDWTVPEGVTVDTLSPPINTLFQGQRALIYAQLKGQSSGKAEGAVTVKYRLKDQPVTNQLQFTLKPTEDTGLTIHQLAARSVIRSLELEERAGGADAEAVRSRIVELSVQAGVSSVHTAFIGVNKDSKQTVKGPLLQRRVPVQAMAAPLMACSGMPRLSSRKAGGSIMSRACRSVAKFFSSQPPPDSSDECCALRPAEPEPRWTLCSSWSLFRRPRDAGS from the exons ATGGTGAACTGCTGTGGTCTCGTGTCTGACAGTAATGTACCAG TTCCTCTGAAGAGCATCTCAGTGGAGCTGCAGGTTAAGGATCACGTGGCCTCCGTCAGCTCCAGTCTGCAGTATGTCAATGAGGAGGAGCGCCCCCTGGAGGCCTTGTTCGTCTTCCCGCTGCCCGCCGATGCCGCCGTCTGCCACTTCAGTGCCAAGATCGGAGAGCAGGAGATTGTGGCGGAGGTGCAGGACAAACAGAGC GCGCGGGATCAGTATGATGATGCTGTGAGTTCGGGTCAGCAGGCGTTTCTGCTGGAAGAGAGCGATGCGAGTTCAGATGTGTTCAAACTGAGTGTCGGGTGTTTGTCTCCGGGTCAGACTGCCATCATCTCCATCGTCTACATCATTGAGCTCAGTGTTCAGGCCGATCATGCGCTGCGCTTCAGTCTGCCGGCTGTACTCAACCCCAGATACTCACCTGCAG CTTCAGCAGCCAGTGTTCCAGAAGTTTCCTCAGCATGTGTTATTCCCTACACACTGTCTCTGAGTGTCGATGTGAGATCTTCAGACCGCATCTCCAGACTGGAGTCCAGCTGCCCTCTGGATCCTCTGGTGTTCCTCTACCCGGATCATACTCATGCCACG GTGAATCTGAGTGCGGGTCACCGGTTCGATAAGGATGTAGAGCTGTTTCTGTACTATGAGAATACCCATCAGCCCACTGCTGTAGTGGAGGCCGGAGCACCCACAGCTCAGACAG GGTGTTTGATGGGCGACCCGGTGCTCATGATCAGTTTGTACCCAGAGTTTCCTGCGGACGTGTTGTCATCATTGGCATCTCAAGGCGAGTTTGTTTTTGTGGTTGACAGATCTGGCAGTATGGAATGCAGGATGCATCATGGGAAAGACGTACAGATGCGCATTGAAAGTGCAAGA GACACGCTGTTGTTGCTGCTGAAGAGTCTGCCCATGGGATGCTACTTCAACATCTATGGATTCGGCTCTCGATTTGAGTCCTTCTTCCC TCAGAGTGTTGTGTACAGCGAGGACACAATGGAAGAGGCTCTACGGAGAGTAAAGGACATGGATGCAGACATGGGCGGCACAGAGATCCTACAGCCTCTGAAACACATCTACAGTCAGCCCTGTTACCCAGATCACCCCCGACAG TTGTTCATCTTCACTGATGGAGAGGTGTGGAACACTAAAGAGGTGCTGGATCTGGTGAAGAGTCAGGCTTACTGCCACAG GTGTTTCTCCTTCGGGATCGGTGAGGGTGCGAGTACGGCTCTCATCACAGGAATGGCCAGAGAAGGTTCTGGTCACGCTCAGTTCATCACAGGCACTGACCGCATGCAGCCCAAA GTGATGCAGTCACTCAGGTTTGCTCTCCAGCCGGCTGTGGATAATATCTCTGTGGACTGGACCGTTCCTGAGGGCGTTACAGTGGACACGCTGTCACCACCCATCAACACCCTGTTCCAGGGTCAGAGGGCACTCATCTACGCTCAGCTGAAAGGACAG AGTTCAGGAAAGGCAGAAGGAGCTGTAACTGTGAAATACAGACTGAAGGACCAACCAGTGACTAACCAGCTCCAGTTTACTCTCAAACCAACGGAAGACACAgg ACTGACGATCCACCAGCTGGCGGCCCGGTCTGTGATCCGCTCTCTGGAGCTGGAGGAGCGGGCCGGAGGAGCAGACGCGGAGGCCGTCAGGAGCAGGATCGTGGAGCTCAGTGTTCAGGCAGGAGTGAGCAGCGTTCATACAGCCTTCATCGGTGTTAATAAAGACAGCAAACAGACGGTGAAAGGGCCGCTGCTTCAGAGGAGAGTGCCAGTACAGG CAATGGCGGCTCCATTGATGGCTTGTTCTGGAATGC CAAGGTTGTCTTCCCGTAAAGCAGGTGGTTCTATAATGT CACGCGCCTGTAGATCAGTGGCTAAGTTCTTCAGCTCACAACCTCCTCCTGATTCGTCTGATGAATGTTGTGCTTTACGTCCAG CCGAACCCGAGCCCAGATGGACCCTTTGCTCCAGCTGGTCTCTCTTCAGAAGGCCTCGGGATGCTGGGAGCTGA